The following coding sequences are from one Psychrobacter sp. AH5 window:
- a CDS encoding YciI family protein, translating into MSLFVIIGHDVANSSAKRQQTRAEHVERLQALERENRLVVAGPTPIEHGLEAMSGSVIIADFDSLEAAQNWVNAEPYLRDGVYSHVDIRAFIHTLPSDKVIS; encoded by the coding sequence ATGTCCTTATTTGTCATTATTGGTCATGATGTGGCTAATAGTAGCGCTAAGCGGCAACAAACTCGCGCTGAGCATGTTGAGCGTTTGCAAGCACTAGAGCGCGAAAATCGTCTTGTTGTCGCTGGCCCCACTCCTATCGAACACGGTCTTGAAGCTATGTCAGGTAGCGTGATTATCGCTGATTTTGACTCTTTAGAGGCGGCGCAAAATTGGGTAAACGCTGAGCCTTATCTGCGTGATGGCGTGTATAGCCATGTAGATATCAGAGCTTTTATTCATACACTACCTAGCGATAAGGTTATCTCATAG
- a CDS encoding septation protein IspZ produces the protein MKALLDFIPLIAFFIVARQNGILAAAGALLIATVLVYAIHFIRQKGKFDKQQWVVLLLTIVFCGGTLLLRDDVYLRWKSPIINGIFALTLFVSAAINKPLMQLAMKEVFTLTMAGWKKLTIAWALFFVLMGTLHYITAFTMSDEAWINFKTYGWVPIMIVFVIAQFAVLKNHINPALTDKTSK, from the coding sequence ATGAAAGCCTTACTAGACTTTATCCCCTTAATTGCTTTTTTTATAGTAGCCAGACAAAATGGTATTTTGGCAGCGGCAGGTGCTCTGCTTATTGCTACTGTGCTTGTTTATGCTATTCATTTTATTCGCCAAAAAGGTAAGTTTGACAAGCAGCAATGGGTAGTTTTATTACTCACGATCGTCTTTTGCGGCGGCACTTTATTGCTGCGTGATGACGTTTATTTGCGTTGGAAATCACCTATTATCAATGGCATTTTTGCCCTAACGTTATTTGTTAGCGCCGCTATTAATAAGCCGTTGATGCAGCTGGCTATGAAAGAGGTCTTTACCCTAACTATGGCGGGTTGGAAAAAGCTGACGATCGCTTGGGCTTTATTTTTTGTATTAATGGGAACTCTTCATTATATCACGGCCTTTACTATGTCTGATGAAGCTTGGATTAATTTCAAAACTTATGGCTGGGTACCTATTATGATAGTCTTTGTGATCGCGCAGTTTGCGGTATTAAAGAACCATATCAACCCTGCTCTCACCGATAAAACCAGCAAATAG
- a CDS encoding PHP domain-containing protein, producing MKIDLHCHSTCSDGTYAPTEVVQRAHAAGIEVLALTDHDTLLGIDEASIAANACGMQLINGVEISCEHTLSGGYGKNKSTNKIIHVLGLDFSDRQQMHETLQQLQDSRASRGQRITEKLSELLAIDYDELWQQVCVKAGNNPQAVGRAHIGQVLYERGEVKTVQKAFDKYLADNKPAYVPIEALSMERGIELIQACGGKAVLAHPTRYHLSATRVRKLISEFAALGGEACELPANSEPLSTRRMVDRSIEEHQLAASIGSDFHGSNMPWRRLGDVPKLEANQRGIWQSFKHTL from the coding sequence ATGAAAATAGATTTACACTGTCATAGCACTTGTTCTGACGGTACTTATGCTCCTACTGAGGTAGTGCAACGCGCTCATGCTGCAGGAATTGAGGTATTGGCACTGACCGATCATGATACTTTATTAGGCATTGATGAAGCTAGCATTGCCGCTAATGCTTGCGGTATGCAGCTCATTAACGGTGTTGAGATAAGCTGTGAGCATACCCTAAGTGGCGGTTATGGCAAGAATAAATCAACTAATAAAATCATCCATGTGTTGGGTTTAGACTTTAGCGATCGTCAGCAGATGCATGAGACCTTACAGCAATTGCAAGACAGCCGCGCCAGTCGTGGTCAGCGTATTACCGAAAAGCTTAGCGAGCTACTCGCTATTGATTACGATGAGCTATGGCAGCAAGTCTGCGTCAAAGCAGGTAACAATCCGCAAGCGGTAGGACGAGCGCACATCGGTCAAGTACTCTACGAGCGCGGAGAGGTCAAAACGGTGCAAAAAGCCTTTGATAAATATCTTGCAGATAACAAGCCAGCTTATGTCCCCATTGAAGCCTTGAGTATGGAGCGTGGTATTGAGCTTATTCAAGCTTGCGGCGGTAAAGCAGTGCTAGCTCATCCCACCCGTTATCATCTCTCAGCGACACGAGTTCGTAAATTGATCAGCGAATTTGCAGCGCTCGGCGGTGAGGCTTGTGAGCTGCCCGCTAATAGTGAGCCGCTAAGCACACGGCGTATGGTTGATCGTAGTATCGAAGAGCATCAGCTGGCCGCTTCTATTGGTAGCGACTTTCATGGTAGTAATATGCCTTGGCGTCGTTTGGGCGATGTACCCAAACTGGAGGCAAACCAGCGAGGTATTTGGCAGTCTTTTAAGCATACCTTATAA
- a CDS encoding GGDEF domain-containing protein, with protein sequence MAISIHQLGYKKLSQVIFEWQLADRTSLLALFIVIEVVSHWLWFLSVWCYRGAADNYVNMALLYPMWLGVTVAAFIFWWMVGHLVNIKNDYQRLLRWQIILVILYTIYITSIIVVVGYSSLVAGVSLVGGAMLGMMLMRRRYVWRVFLLQILLILLAITSPYFGIDLPNLRQIPVISPLVDVYDGLTYNEIMVIENAIASSSFSKESLGWKHISELQRSSTFFWRSTHVYLAIPKAIFMVYTFQQLLLILDDSRKEILQHANQDELTTLDNRRYGLTKMQQTLAEIKDTEDYSVMLLDLDSFKQVNDNYGHKAGDQVLREVAQILIDSLSTTQAIISRYGGEEFLIVLPNSAHDEAMKIAEHLRQSVGQYLIETDEGDRFKVTTSLGLYTLTSDELIVIKQRHHSSAEVSSFRPNRFGFFKSRQLNSNHPKIVSSSHSQQQLPKDICQYLISIADKALYEAKGRGRNQVISANDLLAEEKQDIVSVKSSYVT encoded by the coding sequence ATGGCTATCTCGATACACCAATTAGGTTATAAGAAACTCTCTCAGGTTATATTTGAATGGCAGCTAGCAGATCGTACCTCCCTGCTAGCTTTATTTATCGTGATAGAAGTGGTTTCGCATTGGCTGTGGTTTTTATCTGTTTGGTGCTATCGGGGGGCGGCAGATAACTACGTCAATATGGCCTTGCTATATCCCATGTGGTTAGGCGTCACTGTTGCTGCATTTATTTTTTGGTGGATGGTTGGGCATTTAGTAAATATAAAAAATGATTATCAGCGACTGCTTCGATGGCAAATCATCTTGGTTATTCTCTATACCATTTATATTACTTCTATCATTGTAGTAGTAGGTTATAGTAGCCTAGTTGCAGGAGTGTCTTTAGTTGGCGGCGCTATGCTGGGTATGATGCTGATGAGGCGTCGTTACGTTTGGAGAGTGTTTTTATTACAAATACTACTCATTCTATTAGCTATCACTTCTCCTTATTTCGGTATTGATTTGCCTAATTTGCGCCAAATACCGGTTATCTCTCCTTTAGTTGATGTTTACGATGGTCTTACCTATAACGAGATTATGGTTATAGAAAACGCTATTGCCAGCTCGAGCTTTAGTAAAGAGAGCTTAGGCTGGAAGCATATTAGTGAGCTACAGCGCTCATCGACTTTTTTTTGGCGCTCAACTCATGTCTACTTAGCGATACCCAAAGCTATTTTTATGGTTTATACCTTTCAGCAACTGCTACTGATCTTAGATGACAGTAGAAAAGAGATATTACAGCATGCCAATCAAGACGAGCTCACCACTTTAGATAATCGCCGCTACGGACTAACTAAAATGCAGCAGACCTTGGCTGAAATCAAAGATACTGAAGATTATAGTGTGATGTTATTGGATTTAGATTCATTCAAACAAGTCAATGATAATTATGGTCATAAAGCGGGCGATCAGGTGTTACGAGAAGTCGCTCAAATTCTAATCGACTCATTATCGACTACGCAGGCCATTATTAGTCGCTATGGTGGTGAGGAGTTTTTGATTGTATTACCTAATAGCGCACATGATGAGGCCATGAAAATCGCAGAACACCTAAGACAAAGCGTTGGACAGTACCTTATTGAAACAGATGAAGGGGATCGTTTCAAAGTTACTACTAGTTTAGGCCTTTATACGCTAACCTCAGACGAGCTTATAGTGATTAAACAAAGGCATCATAGTTCAGCTGAAGTTAGTTCCTTTAGACCTAATAGATTTGGTTTCTTTAAATCGCGACAATTAAATTCAAATCATCCCAAAATAGTTTCTTCATCGCACTCACAGCAACAATTGCCCAAAGATATTTGCCAATATTTAATCAGTATCGCTGATAAAGCGCTTTATGAGGCGAAAGGTAGAGGCCGCAACCAAGTGATCAGTGCCAATGATTTATTGGCAGAAGAAAAACAGGATATAGTAAGCGTCAAATCGAGTTATGTGACTTAG
- the truD gene encoding tRNA pseudouridine(13) synthase TruD: MTVINPQNFESTIDLAAATNTATLPQPMTPPIEQATYKAQVADFVVNERLPLDFTNEGEHLWLHIEKSGINTAYLAKLLSEWADIPLRDVGYSGLKDRQALTTQWFSLRIPKKQLPATEFAPVDIKEQETIRILAQHWHNKKLNRATHDANQFVITLRDLVFTDDSGLADNQALVEQHLATISKTGVPNYFGPQRFGFNGNNITEALKLFAKESDNRLANPAANTMANTTSAKKKPKRKGAPREQNSMELSAARSLIFNKILAARVRNGSWDTGLNGEVFNLNGSGSIFASEQIDDTLRERLASGDIHPTAAMWGTSNDKVTAAAAELENDVVQQDFLLAQLARGLEQRDIKAQRRALRLPVEDLSWQWLAGRTLVLSFTLTTGSFATSVLASLIKHLKLQ; this comes from the coding sequence ATGACTGTTATAAATCCACAAAATTTTGAATCTACTATTGATTTGGCAGCGGCGACTAATACTGCCACTCTCCCGCAGCCTATGACGCCGCCTATTGAGCAAGCTACCTATAAAGCTCAAGTAGCCGACTTTGTGGTTAATGAGCGATTACCGCTAGACTTTACTAATGAGGGCGAGCATCTTTGGCTGCATATTGAAAAATCAGGCATCAATACCGCTTATTTAGCCAAACTACTATCAGAATGGGCAGATATTCCCTTGCGTGATGTCGGCTACTCCGGTCTAAAAGATAGGCAAGCGCTCACTACCCAGTGGTTCAGCCTACGTATTCCCAAAAAACAACTGCCTGCTACTGAGTTTGCACCGGTTGATATCAAAGAGCAGGAAACTATCAGAATTCTTGCACAGCACTGGCATAATAAAAAACTAAATCGCGCTACTCACGATGCCAATCAGTTTGTAATTACTTTGCGAGATTTAGTGTTTACCGATGATTCAGGGCTAGCCGATAATCAAGCTCTCGTTGAGCAGCATCTAGCAACGATTAGCAAAACTGGGGTACCTAATTATTTTGGTCCGCAGCGCTTTGGTTTTAATGGTAATAATATTACAGAGGCGCTAAAGTTATTTGCTAAAGAGTCTGATAACAGGTTGGCAAACCCCGCGGCTAATACAATGGCTAATACAACCTCAGCTAAAAAGAAACCTAAGCGTAAAGGTGCTCCCCGAGAACAAAACTCAATGGAGCTATCAGCAGCGCGTAGTTTGATCTTTAATAAAATATTGGCAGCAAGAGTACGAAATGGTAGCTGGGATACAGGGTTAAATGGCGAGGTTTTTAATCTAAACGGCTCAGGCTCAATATTTGCCAGCGAGCAAATAGATGATACCTTACGCGAGCGCTTAGCTAGCGGTGATATACACCCAACAGCGGCAATGTGGGGTACTAGTAATGATAAAGTAACAGCAGCTGCCGCCGAGCTTGAAAATGACGTAGTGCAGCAAGATTTTTTGTTAGCTCAATTAGCGCGCGGCTTAGAGCAGCGGGATATCAAAGCGCAAAGACGGGCGCTGCGTTTGCCTGTAGAAGACTTGAGCTGGCAATGGCTTGCGGGACGTACGCTAGTATTAAGCTTTACCCTGACAACTGGCAGCTTTGCAACTAGCGTTTTAGCAAGTTTAATTAAACATCTAAAGCTACAGTAA
- a CDS encoding FAD-dependent oxidoreductase: protein MTDNKIHTITISKADIPDGGMKSFKQQDDSILLITRDNNSFRAFDGKCPHAGADLGEGLRCGNRIVCPWHHGTFDSTDGRLLEPVATSGLTQYELSDDGDNLTINTAAKIDHSIDNDKLAQTHTMIVGGGAAGFMTAHHLRQIGYGGKITIISKDDKAPYNRTLLSKMFLAGKMDEKHLMLGGNDWAQKHNIDLRLNQVVSEVLPNESSIIIKDVNGNSETQTADFLVVATGAEPTIPPIKGAEQSGVYTLRTMDDAKAIKQATDGRKVVIVGTGFIGMEVASALIQAGKAASITVVGRSKRVMANIVSETVSNTLISLHEDKGVTFAFGAGVSEINGTEDNVSGVTLSDGTRLDADVVILGTGVSPRTELLAEVNDPDGVQVDKRLQLRDGVYALGDIAKAEGQMGRLRIEHWRVALQHGLVTAAAILNEDNVVSLEQRVPFFWTMQYGKSLRYSGHAATPDKGILFGSPDQMDYIEYYFDDEGENTRATAASSLGRDKELIAFGELLRRGVAPTRAQLNAGFDIIDQAHALSP, encoded by the coding sequence ATGACTGACAATAAGATTCACACAATCACTATTAGCAAAGCCGACATCCCAGATGGTGGCATGAAATCTTTTAAACAACAAGATGATAGCATTTTGTTAATCACTCGTGATAATAACAGCTTTCGCGCTTTTGATGGTAAATGTCCTCACGCGGGTGCCGATTTAGGTGAGGGCTTACGCTGTGGTAATCGCATCGTCTGTCCTTGGCATCATGGTACCTTTGATAGTACTGATGGCCGGTTGTTAGAACCAGTAGCGACCAGCGGTTTGACCCAATATGAGCTAAGTGATGATGGCGATAATTTGACTATCAATACCGCTGCCAAAATAGATCATTCAATTGATAACGACAAATTAGCTCAGACGCACACTATGATCGTTGGGGGCGGGGCAGCAGGCTTTATGACAGCGCATCATTTGCGTCAAATAGGTTATGGCGGCAAGATTACTATTATTAGTAAAGATGATAAAGCGCCTTATAACCGTACTTTGTTATCGAAGATGTTTTTGGCCGGAAAGATGGATGAGAAGCATCTTATGCTAGGTGGTAACGACTGGGCGCAAAAACACAACATCGATCTGCGTCTCAATCAAGTCGTCAGTGAAGTACTGCCTAATGAGAGTAGTATTATCATAAAAGACGTTAATGGCAATAGCGAGACTCAAACCGCTGACTTCTTAGTAGTAGCAACGGGAGCCGAGCCAACCATACCGCCTATCAAAGGCGCTGAGCAATCGGGTGTCTATACCCTACGCACTATGGATGATGCCAAAGCTATCAAACAAGCGACTGACGGCAGAAAAGTGGTCATAGTAGGCACAGGCTTTATAGGAATGGAGGTGGCTTCTGCGCTAATACAGGCAGGCAAAGCGGCTTCTATCACCGTTGTCGGTAGAAGTAAGCGCGTCATGGCAAACATCGTCTCTGAGACAGTGAGCAATACCTTGATTAGCCTTCATGAAGATAAAGGCGTTACCTTTGCTTTTGGCGCTGGAGTCAGTGAGATCAACGGTACAGAGGATAACGTAAGCGGCGTGACGCTAAGCGATGGTACTCGCCTTGACGCCGACGTTGTCATCTTAGGAACAGGAGTCTCGCCACGTACAGAGCTCTTAGCTGAGGTCAATGATCCTGACGGCGTACAGGTCGATAAGCGCTTGCAACTACGAGACGGCGTCTATGCGCTTGGCGATATTGCCAAGGCTGAGGGTCAAATGGGTCGTCTGCGTATCGAGCATTGGCGCGTGGCACTGCAGCATGGCCTAGTAACTGCAGCTGCTATCTTAAATGAAGACAATGTCGTCTCCCTTGAACAGCGCGTACCGTTCTTTTGGACCATGCAGTACGGCAAAAGCCTACGCTATAGCGGTCATGCGGCAACTCCAGATAAAGGCATCTTATTTGGCTCGCCAGATCAGATGGACTATATCGAATACTACTTTGATGATGAAGGCGAGAATACACGGGCTACGGCGGCAAGCTCTCTTGGCCGCGACAAAGAGCTGATCGCCTTTGGTGAGTTGCTGCGCCGCGGAGTGGCTCCTACTAGAGCGCAGCTTAATGCTGGATTCGATATCATCGATCAGGCACATGCTCTATCACCGTAA
- a CDS encoding GNAT family N-acetyltransferase yields MTNNADSDKNKNIFLRQATTDDISALETLLNRCYRQAEGWTNEADLVAGIRTTQIELASVIDNPKHYVFVYPKTKTGEREGAETGELLGSIAVELKTQSDKSNDGYIGMFAVHPDLQGAGVGNVILQAAESFAKRHLLNNKSLVTQPSRLTMSILSHRPELLAYYQRRGYQLTGHSEPFPIDGNNGDPKRAGLELLELEKLIAE; encoded by the coding sequence ATGACAAATAATGCTGATAGCGACAAAAATAAAAATATTTTTTTACGCCAAGCGACTACCGATGATATCAGCGCTTTAGAAACCCTATTAAATCGCTGCTATCGTCAAGCCGAAGGGTGGACCAATGAAGCCGATTTAGTCGCGGGTATTCGCACCACACAGATCGAACTTGCCAGCGTCATTGATAACCCTAAGCACTATGTTTTTGTTTATCCAAAAACTAAGACAGGAGAACGCGAGGGAGCTGAGACCGGCGAGCTATTAGGCTCTATAGCAGTTGAGCTAAAAACCCAGTCTGATAAAAGTAACGATGGCTATATCGGGATGTTTGCAGTGCATCCAGACTTGCAAGGAGCGGGAGTAGGTAATGTCATTTTGCAGGCTGCTGAGAGTTTTGCTAAGCGTCATTTGCTTAATAACAAATCCTTAGTTACTCAGCCTAGCCGTTTAACCATGAGTATCTTAAGTCATCGTCCTGAGCTACTCGCTTATTATCAGCGCCGCGGCTATCAACTGACCGGGCATAGCGAGCCGTTTCCAATCGATGGCAATAATGGCGATCCTAAGCGCGCAGGCTTAGAGCTGTTGGAGTTAGAAAAGCTTATAGCGGAATAA
- a CDS encoding GNAT family N-acetyltransferase, whose product MTTSSIANQSKPNPVFLRPALASDISKLETLLNRSYRFEGWTHETELVGGIRTNVAELTSVIEDNQQYLFVYPQTENGQATGEILGCINVAIEDNSAYIGLFAVNPDLQGSGVGSALLAEAEVFIQRYFCYNNTTFAQSAAESSANENSIKMLVLKGRDKMLAYYQRRGYVCTGNTQPFLENDSKGESNNGDLYFIEIKKALPLPS is encoded by the coding sequence ATGACTACTAGTTCTATAGCTAATCAATCAAAACCTAACCCAGTGTTTTTGCGTCCGGCATTAGCATCAGATATCTCAAAGCTTGAAACTTTACTCAATCGTAGCTATCGTTTTGAAGGCTGGACCCATGAAACTGAATTAGTTGGCGGTATTCGCACCAATGTAGCCGAATTGACATCCGTAATTGAGGATAATCAGCAGTATTTATTTGTCTATCCGCAGACAGAGAATGGTCAAGCAACTGGTGAGATATTAGGCTGTATCAACGTAGCGATTGAAGATAATAGCGCTTATATTGGCTTGTTTGCAGTCAACCCTGACTTGCAAGGCAGTGGGGTTGGTAGTGCGCTGCTCGCAGAAGCAGAGGTCTTTATACAGCGCTATTTTTGTTATAACAATACAACTTTTGCACAATCGGCAGCTGAGAGCTCAGCAAATGAGAATTCGATTAAGATGCTAGTCTTAAAAGGCCGCGATAAAATGCTAGCTTATTATCAGCGTCGCGGTTATGTTTGTACGGGCAACACCCAGCCTTTTTTGGAAAATGATAGTAAGGGTGAGTCCAACAACGGCGATTTATACTTTATCGAGATAAAAAAAGCATTACCACTACCAAGCTGA
- the gorA gene encoding glutathione-disulfide reductase yields MTKHYDYISIGGGSGGIASINRAASYGKKCAIIEAEELGGTCVNWGCVPKKVMWYGAQVAEAIEKYAPDYGFEVELKNFDFQKLIQSRQQYIENIHRAYDNNLAKNGVEVIKGFAKFVDTNTVEVNGEQITADHILIATGGHPIFPDIPGAEHGIDSDGFFELTHLPKRVAIAGAGYIAVEIAGVLNSLGAEVHLYVRQHSPLRSFDHTIVETLLIEMEQDGIHLHTNTTLTEVNKNEDGSLELFTKDGTLDTVDCLIWAIGRAPSTDNINLQVTGVETTEFGKIKVDKFQNTNVDGIYAVGDIIENSIDLTPVAIAAGRRLSERLFNNKTNEHLVYDLIPTVIFTHPAIGTIGLSEIDAVALHGKDNIKCYTSTFTSMYSAVTQHRQKCVMKLVCLGEEEKIIGLHGIGYGVDEMIQGFAVAVKMGATKADFDNTVAIHPTGSEEFVTMR; encoded by the coding sequence ATGACAAAGCATTACGATTATATTTCTATTGGCGGCGGTAGCGGCGGTATTGCCTCCATTAACCGTGCAGCAAGCTATGGCAAAAAGTGCGCGATTATCGAAGCGGAGGAATTAGGCGGCACTTGCGTCAATTGGGGCTGCGTACCCAAAAAGGTGATGTGGTACGGCGCGCAAGTCGCCGAGGCGATTGAGAAGTACGCGCCAGACTACGGATTCGAGGTTGAGTTAAAGAATTTCGATTTTCAAAAACTCATTCAAAGCCGTCAGCAGTACATCGAGAATATCCATCGCGCTTACGACAATAACTTAGCTAAAAACGGCGTGGAAGTGATTAAAGGCTTTGCTAAATTCGTCGATACCAATACGGTTGAGGTCAATGGCGAGCAAATCACTGCTGACCATATTTTGATTGCGACGGGCGGTCATCCTATTTTCCCTGATATTCCAGGCGCAGAGCACGGTATCGATTCTGATGGCTTCTTTGAATTGACTCATTTGCCCAAACGCGTCGCTATCGCAGGCGCAGGCTATATTGCTGTTGAAATCGCAGGCGTGCTCAACAGCTTAGGCGCTGAGGTGCATCTATACGTGCGTCAGCATTCGCCGCTACGCTCGTTTGATCACACTATCGTTGAGACCTTGCTCATAGAGATGGAGCAAGACGGTATTCATTTGCACACCAACACTACGCTCACTGAAGTCAATAAAAACGAAGATGGCAGCTTAGAGCTATTTACCAAAGATGGTACGCTAGATACGGTTGATTGTCTGATTTGGGCGATTGGCCGCGCGCCGTCTACTGACAACATCAACCTACAAGTAACGGGCGTAGAAACCACCGAGTTTGGCAAAATCAAAGTCGATAAATTCCAAAATACCAATGTCGATGGTATTTACGCGGTCGGTGATATTATCGAAAATAGTATTGATCTGACACCAGTTGCCATCGCCGCTGGTAGGCGTCTGTCTGAGCGCTTGTTTAACAACAAGACCAATGAGCATTTGGTTTATGATTTGATACCGACGGTTATATTTACTCATCCCGCTATCGGTACTATTGGTTTATCTGAGATTGACGCGGTGGCGCTACATGGCAAAGACAACATTAAGTGCTACACCTCGACCTTTACCTCGATGTATAGCGCCGTGACTCAGCATCGCCAAAAGTGCGTAATGAAGCTGGTGTGCTTAGGTGAGGAGGAAAAAATCATCGGCCTACATGGCATCGGTTACGGTGTTGATGAGATGATTCAGGGCTTTGCGGTAGCAGTGAAGATGGGCGCTACTAAAGCTGATTTTGATAATACTGTTGCTATTCACCCGACCGGTTCAGAAGAGTTTGTGACCATGCGTTAG
- a CDS encoding threonine/serine exporter family protein, producing the protein MWFIETVVLSCIITLGWTLMFSVPKRYILPCLLMTAFGFGLKTALVYQHIHLAVASFFGAMLASFLGVYFSKKYTLPPKALISPSVICMMPGIAAYKAMVSMVQIGYFGFSDELFSQMMVYLFEALFVTSGLVLGLSIPGLLFYRRRAIV; encoded by the coding sequence ATGTGGTTTATTGAGACCGTCGTACTGTCTTGTATTATCACCCTTGGCTGGACGCTAATGTTTAGCGTACCCAAACGCTATATTTTGCCGTGTCTGCTGATGACGGCGTTTGGCTTCGGACTAAAAACCGCCCTTGTCTATCAGCACATTCATCTGGCGGTGGCCAGCTTTTTTGGGGCGATGCTTGCCAGCTTTTTGGGCGTGTATTTTTCTAAGAAATATACCTTACCGCCCAAAGCCTTAATCTCACCCAGCGTCATCTGTATGATGCCAGGTATCGCCGCTTATAAGGCGATGGTCAGTATGGTGCAGATTGGTTACTTTGGCTTTTCAGACGAGTTATTTAGCCAAATGATGGTGTATTTATTCGAAGCCTTGTTTGTGACTTCAGGGTTGGTACTCGGCTTGTCCATTCCTGGGCTGTTATTTTATAGACGGCGTGCCATAGTCTAG
- a CDS encoding threonine/serine exporter family protein: MTSISYVQQQRITRLCVRCGLLLMQYGAESAVVVDLSKRLGFALGMSSVECSLNFNAITLTTICDERCITTTRDTINQSINVNLLVQIQQIINKTEATINNNDLIDRTTLAFDELDKTVYPTWLVGIFVGASCAAFAYLNGGSWSITAVTFIAGMVAMFTRIYLSKHHFNPFITVIVTAFIASLIGATTYYFDIGNNADIAVASSVLLLVPSFPLINSFSDILKGYVNIGIGRAVFTYMLTLSACVGIVMALVLLQIQHWGF, from the coding sequence ATGACCTCTATCAGCTACGTACAGCAACAGCGCATTACTCGATTATGCGTACGCTGCGGCTTACTGCTTATGCAGTATGGCGCTGAGTCTGCCGTGGTGGTGGACTTATCGAAGCGTTTGGGGTTTGCATTGGGAATGAGTAGCGTCGAGTGTTCGCTGAATTTTAACGCCATTACCCTGACTACCATCTGCGATGAGCGCTGCATTACCACCACAAGAGACACGATCAATCAGAGTATCAATGTCAATTTATTGGTGCAAATCCAGCAAATCATCAATAAAACCGAAGCCACTATCAATAATAATGATTTGATTGACCGCACAACCCTTGCGTTTGATGAGTTGGATAAAACGGTATATCCGACATGGCTAGTGGGCATATTTGTGGGCGCATCTTGTGCCGCGTTTGCTTATTTAAATGGCGGCAGTTGGTCGATTACCGCCGTAACCTTTATCGCGGGTATGGTGGCGATGTTTACTCGTATCTATTTATCCAAGCATCACTTTAACCCTTTTATCACCGTCATTGTGACGGCTTTTATTGCCTCGCTCATTGGCGCGACGACGTATTATTTTGATATTGGTAATAATGCCGATATTGCGGTGGCCTCTAGCGTGCTGCTACTGGTACCCAGCTTTCCTTTGATTAACTCTTTCTCAGATATCTTAAAGGGCTATGTCAATATCGGTATTGGACGTGCGGTTTTTACTTATATGCTGACCTTATCCGCCTGTGTGGGCATCGTGATGGCGCTAGTTTTACTGCAAATACAGCACTGGGGGTTTTGA
- a CDS encoding DUF503 domain-containing protein, producing the protein MHIVILTLTFSLPGCSSLKEKRQRMGGLHARFGNTPSVAVCESGERDRHDASEWTFVIVGLYKRDIESQCSQIEEKIERTVDARVINVEREFV; encoded by the coding sequence ATGCATATCGTCATTCTAACTTTGACCTTTTCTTTACCTGGCTGTAGCTCACTTAAAGAAAAGCGCCAACGTATGGGCGGCCTGCACGCACGTTTTGGCAATACGCCAAGCGTCGCCGTCTGTGAGAGCGGTGAGCGCGATCGCCATGATGCTAGCGAATGGACATTCGTCATAGTCGGACTCTATAAACGGGACATCGAGTCGCAATGCAGTCAGATCGAAGAAAAAATAGAACGCACGGTAGATGCGCGGGTGATTAATGTGGAGCGGGAGTTTGTTTAG